From Pleuronectes platessa chromosome 17, fPlePla1.1, whole genome shotgun sequence, one genomic window encodes:
- the LOC128460085 gene encoding protein c-Fos, which produces MMFTGFNAECDSSSRCSTASPSGDNLGYYPSPAGSYSSMGSPQSQDFTDLTASSASFIPTVTAISSTPDLQWMVQPLVSSVAPSHRAHPYGASPAYPGTTMRSASKGHNSRRSRAEQVSPEEDEKRRVRRERNKQAAAKCRNRRRELTDTLQAETDELEDEKSNLQSDITNLLKEKERLEFILAAHQPICKIPSELDTDFTMISISPNHPCLATELSSQLQTTIPRTSASTLAQPTFTSTSNSIFSSSSSVLSTCTLSSSTVKMTDLDSSVLEESLDLLARTEMETARSVPEVDLSNSLYSTQEWEPLHAKTNDFESLCTPVVTCTPAGTTFTSSFVFTFPEAETFPTCGIAHRRGSSSNDQSSESLSSPTLLAL; this is translated from the exons ATGATGTTCACCGGCTTCAACGCGGAGTGCGACTCTTCCTCCCGCTGCAGCACCGCTTCACCGTCCGGGGACAACCTGGGATACTATCCCTCCCCAGCGGGGTCCTACTCCAGCATGGGCTCCCCTCAGTCTCAG GATTTCACTGACCTGACAGCATCAAGTGCCTCCTTCATCCCCACCGTCACGGCCATTTCCAGCACCCCGGACCTCCAGTGGATGGTCCAGCCTTTGGTCTCCTCGGTGGCCCCCTCACACAGAGCTCACCCCTACGGTGCCAGCCCTGCCTACCCTGGAACAACAATGAGGTCTGCATCCAAGGGTCATAACtccaggaggagcagagcagaacag GTCTCACCTGAGGAGGATGAGAAGAGGAGAGTtcgcagagagagaaacaagcaGGCAGCGGCCAAATGCCGTAACAGGAGGCGAGAGCTTACCGACACTCTGCAAGCT GAAACTGATGAGCTCGAGGATGAGAAGTCCAACCTGCAGAGTGATATCACTAATCtcctgaaggagaaagagaggcttGAGTTCATCCTGGCTGCCCACCAGCCAATCTGCAAAATCCCCTCCGAGCTGGACACAGACTTCACAATGATCTCCATCTCCCCTAACCACCCCTGCCTCGCCACTGAGCTGTCTTCCCAGTTGCAGACCACCATCCCCAGGACGTCGGCTTCCACTCTAGCTCAGCCGACTTTCACCTCGACCTCCAACTCCatcttctccagcagcagctccgtcCTGTCTACTTGCACCCTCTCCAGCAGCACGGTGAAGATGACCGACCTGGACTCCTCTGTCTTGGAGGAGTCTCTGGATCTGCTGGCCAGGACGGAGATGGAGACGGCGCGCTCGGTGCCCGAGGTTGACTTGTCCAACTCCCTCTACTCAACTCAGGAGTGGGAGCCCCTTCACGCCAAAACCAATGACTTTGAGTCCCTGTGCACACCCGTGGTGACCTGCACCCCCGCCGGCACCACCTTCACGTCTTCGTTCGTGTTTACCTTCCCAGAAGCAGAGACCTTCCCCACCTGTGGCATCGCCCAcaggagaggaagcagcagcaacGACCAGTCCTCTGAGTCCCTCAGTTCACCGACCCTGCTGGCCCTTTAA